GCGGGAGCATGGCCAGCAGATCGCCCAGGCTCATGTGCCGCTGCTCCACACCAATGAGGGCTTCCACCCATTCTGGTTCGCTGGCGTCCACACGTTCCAGCCAGGCGCGCAACAGCGCGTCATACCAGTCCGTGCTGCGAGCCCAGGCCAGCACCTGCGCTGGCGCTTTTTCCAGGGTATGGCACCACCAGGCCAACGGCAGCTGGCGCGCCAGCTGATAGAGCCACCAGGCACGCTCACCCAACATATCGTTGTTGGGGCGTTTGCCGTCGATGGCGGCTTCGGCCCATCCGGCATCAGCCGCCGAGGGAGCTTCCAGCTTCCAGGTCATACGACGCAGCAGCCCGCCGGGCTGGTGCTGCAGCAAGTTGAGTATTTGCGCCTGCACGTACTGTGCGTGCGGCGTGGGCGGCAGCCGAGCCAGCATCGGACCCACCAGCATGCGCACCTCGCGGCTGCGGTCCTTCAACAGCGGCTGCAGCAGCGGCGCGTCGGCCTCGCTCAGCTGCGGCTGCAGCGCAGCGACGAAGTCCACCCGTTCGCGCGCGGAAAGGTCTTTCAGCGTGCCCTGCAAGCGCGCGCGGGCGTCCTCGGCGTCGTGCGCACGCAGTTGCCGGAAGGCCAGCAGGCGCGCATCAAACGCGCCTTCGTTCCACACCTGCTCCAGGTCCGTCGGTGCCTCCGCTTCGCCCACTGCATCGGCCGCGTAGGCCCAGTCTGCATTGCAGGCCGCGAGCCAGCGGCCGCGTACACCCAGCACCGGGCGCAGGCCGGGGCGCAACGCGCTCAGGCGGACACCGGCTTCCAACGCCTGCGGCAGCACCGCCACTGGCAGGTGCCGGTTGTGTGCGGCCAACTGCAAGCAGGCCTCGTAACGGGCGCGCTTCATCCACGGCGACGGCTGTGCGCTGGTGAATAGCCCCTTCAACAGCGGTGCCCAGGCGTGGCCGGTGGGCAGCACCAGAGGATCGACTTCCGCAGGCGGCGGCAAAGCCACCGGCGCGGCCATGCGCAGGGCGGCGCGCCGGCAGGCGGCCAGGACGCCCACCTGTTGGCTGTAGCCCAGCGCGGCGTCTTCCTGCGTGGCCACGGCGGCGAGCACTTCGCCCAGCGCGCCTGCGGCGGGAATGGCCTGCGGGCGGTCTATGCCCAGCAGCGCCGGCTTCAACCATGCCTCGCTCATGCCCCGCTCCTTTCCCAGCGCTCGCCCGTCGCGTTCCATGCGGTCAGTGGCAGCAGTGCCTGGCCGTCCCACTCGCCCATCAGGCACAGCGGGTGGCCACCGGCAAACGCCATCAGCGCCCAGCCCTGCATCGTCGGAAGCCGAAGCGGTAAAGTGCCTTCGGCGTGCTGCACCCAGGCGTTGCGGCCATCATGTGCCACATGCGCCTCACCAAGGCGCATGGGCACCTGTGGCAGCCATGGGTTGATGGCGTACGCCTGCGCGGCGGCGTCCAGCGTATCTTCGCGCGGCGGCGCCGTACCGGCGTCCAGACCCGCTTCCATCTCGCCCGGCACCGCGCGCAGCGGTACCGTGCCCGCGTGAAAATGCAGACTGCCCGCATGAACATGGCCGTTGCGCCAATGCTGCTCCCAACCGCGCCCACCGTGGCTGTAGTCCTGCAGCAGTGCGGCCCGCCCGCTTTCCAGGCCATGCAGCCACACGCGGCGCTCCACCAAGTTGCCTGGCTGTTCAATCACATGTTGACCCTGCACGTGCCAGCGATCGCGCACGGTCTCGCCCTCTCGCTGCACCGCGTCGCGCTCCATCGGCCAACCCAGCGCAGTGCGCAGGTCGCCCTGGCGCGCTGCGCTGAAGGTGTCCATGCGGGGCACCGCCTGGGTGAGCAGCTGCAACAGCCCCAGGCACTCGCCAAGTTCGGCCAGCTGGGCAAGGTCGCGTCCGCCCTCGCCCAGCGCGCGTTCCAGCCGGCTGGCCAGTCCCGGGGCCTGGGCATCCACCATGCGTGCCATCATGCGCTGCGCTTCCTGCTCGAAGCCCGCGCCCAGGTTGGCCAGCCCCTGGCGGAACTGGTCGGCCACCCAGCGCTGCAGTTCTGCCGCACCGGTTTCCATGCGCGACCAGCGCGCCTGTTCGCGCTTGGCGGCAGCGGCGGCCTGCACCTGCGGATCCGGCGGAGACACGCTGGCGGCGGCCTCCTCCTTCCGGACCGCACGGGCGCGACGGCCCTGCATCCACTCCTCCACCCAGGCTGGGCGCGCACTTGGCACGCAGCGCGGACTGCCGGCGGCATATAGCAGCAGCAATGCCAGGCCATGCTTGCAAGGAAACTTGCGGCTGGGGCACGAGCAGCGGCTCACCAGCGTGGTCAGCTCCACTTGGGTCTGGTATGGATTGGCGCCGCTGCCTTGGCATTCGCCCCACAGGACTTCGGCGTCGGCACCGAGCAGGCTCCACTTTCCATCTGTGGCCAGACCACCGGCCGCCTTGCTTGACGATGCATCAGGCGCAAGCGCGAGCACCTGCTCGCGCGTGAGTCGCACTTCCATATCCGTACTCACATCAGATTGGGAGAATGATAGCCGAGGTCGGATACAGCTGCAGGACTCATGGTTGCTAGGGTATTGGTGACGACGCCCCTCGTTGAGTAGATAGAGCCGAAACCCGACCTAAACTCCAACGCCTCTTCCCGCGCGCCAGCGCGGCAGGCGCAGCCGCACGACCGTGCCCTCCGCCGGCCTGGATGTCACCGATAGCGTTGCCCCCAAAAGTCTCGCCCGTTCGCGCATGCCGGTCAGTCCCCAGTGGCCATCCCGGTTGCCGCGTTTCAGGAGTCTTGCTTCGATCCCGCAACCGTCGTCCTGGACCTCCACCAGGACGCCAAGCCATCCACCGGTCACGCGGACGCGGAGATGCCTGGAGCCGGCATGGCGCACCGCGTTGGCGACCGCCTCGCGCACTATTCGATACACCTCGTCCTGCTCCGGTGCATGCCAGCGGACCGGCCTGCCCCGCGTACTGAATTCGTAGGCGAAATCCGGCGGCATGTCGAGTGTCTTCGGCAGGTCGCGGAGGGCCGCTTCCAGGTCCTGGGGCTCCGCCCCTTGCTGCCGCAGGTCGCGGATACGGTCACGGCCTTCCACCAGCCCGGCATTGGCTTCCCGTACCGCGCGGGAAAGCCCGGCCTTGGCCGCTTCGCCGTCGCCGCGTTCGAGCCGCCCGCGCGCGGCATCCACCAGGAACACCAGCGCCTGCATGGATTGCAGCAGCGTATCGTGCAGATCGCGTGCGATACGTTCGCGCTCGCCGATACGCGCACGGTACGCCCGCTGCAGGCCCTCACGCGCGATAGCCACACGCCATCGCACCAGCCACCAGACCAGCAGCAGCGTGACCACCAGGCAGGCCAGTGCGAACCACCATGTTTGCCAGAACGCCGGCAACACTTGGAAAGTAAACGCCGCTTCCCGTCCGGACCACGGTTGTGCCCCGTCGCCGGCCATGAGCCGGAACCGATAGGTGCCCGGGGCCAGGCGGCTGTACAACGCCTGGCGTCGAGCGCCGGCGTCATGCCAATCATCGTCCAGTCCATCCAGACGATAGCGGAACCGGGCTTGTTCGGGCCTGCGCAGGAAGGGCGCCGTGTAACCGATCCGCAGGTCACGACTACCGGCCGGCAGGGTCAGCGGCGATGCGAGCGGTAGAGTCTTTTCATCGACGTGCACGGCCAGCACGACGGGCGCAGCACCTGGACTCGCATTGCCGTGCTGGAGCTGCCGCGGATCGATCCAATGGACGCCGCGACTGGTCGCGAACCATACCCGACCCTGGCCGTCGGCCACTGCGACCGGCGAGGCTCCACTCTGCTCTGCTGCGCCCCGCAGGCCATCCAGCACCCCGAAGCGCTCGAAGGCGACCCGATAGGACGGCCGCAGGCGCCAGCGTGCCATCTCGCCAGCGGGCACCCGGGTGATGCCGGGGCGCCCGATGAACCAAGCCTCGCCATTGGCCAGCATGACCATGCCGGCTGTGCGTTCGAACGTTTCGCCATCGCGTCCGAGCAGGCGCTGGAAGCGCTCGCCGATGCGCGCCGCCACGCCCTGCACGCCACCGATCCAGAGCTCGCCCTCCCAGGCACGCAGCACCGCGATGCGACCGACACCCGGCCCATCTTCATCGAAATCGCGGTGTACGCCATGCTCGAACACCCGGATCGTCTGTCCCGCATCGGACCAGATCCGGCCCTGCGCGTCCTCCGCCAGCGCCCGCGGCGCGGTGCCCGGTGCCATGCCGTACCTGGCGTTCTGTGCTTCCCACCTTCCCTCGTGGAACCGCAGCAATCCGCCATTGACCTTGCTCAGCCACAGGCCACCTTGGTGGTCGCTGGCCATCGTCACGATCCTGCCGCCACCGGCGACCTCCGGCGGCAGCGGAACAGGCCGAAGCCCTGCCCCGTCGGCGCGCCACAACCCGCCGTTCGCGTCCCCGACCCAAAGGTTTCCGGCGCCGTCGCGATGCAGTGCGGTCACGCCGTCATCCGCGCCCCGGACTTCCTGCACAAGCGCACCGCTGGCGCGGTCGGCATCCGGAGTGACGCGCATCGGTCCCTGGTCGGGATTGCCCGCCCAGATGCGGCCCGCGCGATCCGCCTCTATCGAAAATGCCTGCTCGCGCCGCGGTAGGCGGATCGCGGCCAGCGCGTTCCCACGGAAACGATCCAGGCCATTGGCCGTGCCGGCCCAGAGGTTGCCCTCCCGATCCTCGAACAGCGTCCACACCACCTCGGAGCTCAATCCCTGCGCGGTGCCGAAGTGTTCCGGCGACGGCGCGGGATGGGCCTTGTCCGGCGCATGCAGCTTGGCGGGATCGCGTACGCGCGCGATTCCATCCGCGGTGGCGAGCCACATCACGCCGTCGCGGTCGAAGCGAAGGCCGGCGCCCTTGACATCCGGTGCGAGCCAGCTGGCCGTAACCCCGGCGTGTCCGGGCAGCGGCATCGCCTGCGCAAGCGGACGTACGCCCCATTCGTCCGCCGCCCACAGCGTGCCGTTCGGCGCCTGGTCGAAAAAAGGAGTCTCGATGGACTGCGGCATGCGCTGGAACTGCGTCGCGCCGGGCGCCAGGTGCGCGATACCGTGTTGCGCTCCATCCGAAAAGGCGACCCATACGCCCTTCTCGCGGTCGACGAACAAGCGCCGCGGCGACCACGCCGGATCGAAGTCCATAGCCGCAGAGGTCTTCCATGTATCCGTGGCCAGGTCCAGATACACGATCGTGCCGGACGTGGCTGCCCACAGCCGCCCAGTCGCGTCCCGTCCAAACCCGATCACCGAACCGATGGGGACATCGTCGCGTTGATACGGGTAGTTCGCCGGGCGTGGTCCGGCCATGCGGCTCATGCCGCCGCTGACATAGCCGATCCAGATGCTGCCGTCCTCGTCGGCGAACAGGTTGAGGATGTCGTCATCGACCATGGCCTCGCCTGCGATCCGGGTAATCCGCTCGAAGCGCAGCCCATCGAACCGGTACAGGCCTTGGCGCGATCCTAGCCAGAGGAATCCATCCGGCGTCTGCGCGATCGACATGATTTGCGCCGGCGCCCCCCGGTCGGGAGTCCATCG
This sequence is a window from Xanthomonas sp. CFBP 8443. Protein-coding genes within it:
- a CDS encoding DUF5691 domain-containing protein codes for the protein MSEAWLKPALLGIDRPQAIPAAGALGEVLAAVATQEDAALGYSQQVGVLAACRRAALRMAAPVALPPPAEVDPLVLPTGHAWAPLLKGLFTSAQPSPWMKRARYEACLQLAAHNRHLPVAVLPQALEAGVRLSALRPGLRPVLGVRGRWLAACNADWAYAADAVGEAEAPTDLEQVWNEGAFDARLLAFRQLRAHDAEDARARLQGTLKDLSARERVDFVAALQPQLSEADAPLLQPLLKDRSREVRMLVGPMLARLPPTPHAQYVQAQILNLLQHQPGGLLRRMTWKLEAPSAADAGWAEAAIDGKRPNNDMLGERAWWLYQLARQLPLAWWCHTLEKAPAQVLAWARSTDWYDALLRAWLERVDASEPEWVEALIGVEQRHMSLGDLLAMLPPTQRERHWPTSAAELQQKRLFGEVLDSTGLGQTLSATYSQQLAAGLGALFGEESLRYDYTLRDALLELLAVLHPSVLSHVQVADARADATEAMHDCVQQARQLLALRQALHSAF
- a CDS encoding SWIM zinc finger family protein: MEVRLTREQVLALAPDASSSKAAGGLATDGKWSLLGADAEVLWGECQGSGANPYQTQVELTTLVSRCSCPSRKFPCKHGLALLLLYAAGSPRCVPSARPAWVEEWMQGRRARAVRKEEAAASVSPPDPQVQAAAAAKREQARWSRMETGAAELQRWVADQFRQGLANLGAGFEQEAQRMMARMVDAQAPGLASRLERALGEGGRDLAQLAELGECLGLLQLLTQAVPRMDTFSAARQGDLRTALGWPMERDAVQREGETVRDRWHVQGQHVIEQPGNLVERRVWLHGLESGRAALLQDYSHGGRGWEQHWRNGHVHAGSLHFHAGTVPLRAVPGEMEAGLDAGTAPPREDTLDAAAQAYAINPWLPQVPMRLGEAHVAHDGRNAWVQHAEGTLPLRLPTMQGWALMAFAGGHPLCLMGEWDGQALLPLTAWNATGERWERSGA
- a CDS encoding sensor histidine kinase — encoded protein: MSIAQTPDGFLWLGSRQGLYRFDGLRFERITRIAGEAMVDDDILNLFADEDGSIWIGYVSGGMSRMAGPRPANYPYQRDDVPIGSVIGFGRDATGRLWAATSGTIVYLDLATDTWKTSAAMDFDPAWSPRRLFVDREKGVWVAFSDGAQHGIAHLAPGATQFQRMPQSIETPFFDQAPNGTLWAADEWGVRPLAQAMPLPGHAGVTASWLAPDVKGAGLRFDRDGVMWLATADGIARVRDPAKLHAPDKAHPAPSPEHFGTAQGLSSEVVWTLFEDREGNLWAGTANGLDRFRGNALAAIRLPRREQAFSIEADRAGRIWAGNPDQGPMRVTPDADRASGALVQEVRGADDGVTALHRDGAGNLWVGDANGGLWRADGAGLRPVPLPPEVAGGGRIVTMASDHQGGLWLSKVNGGLLRFHEGRWEAQNARYGMAPGTAPRALAEDAQGRIWSDAGQTIRVFEHGVHRDFDEDGPGVGRIAVLRAWEGELWIGGVQGVAARIGERFQRLLGRDGETFERTAGMVMLANGEAWFIGRPGITRVPAGEMARWRLRPSYRVAFERFGVLDGLRGAAEQSGASPVAVADGQGRVWFATSRGVHWIDPRQLQHGNASPGAAPVVLAVHVDEKTLPLASPLTLPAGSRDLRIGYTAPFLRRPEQARFRYRLDGLDDDWHDAGARRQALYSRLAPGTYRFRLMAGDGAQPWSGREAAFTFQVLPAFWQTWWFALACLVVTLLLVWWLVRWRVAIAREGLQRAYRARIGERERIARDLHDTLLQSMQALVFLVDAARGRLERGDGEAAKAGLSRAVREANAGLVEGRDRIRDLRQQGAEPQDLEAALRDLPKTLDMPPDFAYEFSTRGRPVRWHAPEQDEVYRIVREAVANAVRHAGSRHLRVRVTGGWLGVLVEVQDDGCGIEARLLKRGNRDGHWGLTGMRERARLLGATLSVTSRPAEGTVVRLRLPRWRAGRGVGV